GATACTGTCCACCCTCATAGGGCGTATCCGGTGGACCTGTTATCACATAATGCCACTCTAATATGTTTTCATCATTGGGTACTGCAATGATGTAGGGAGGGGTGTTCTCCATTATCATTTTGTACTCCTTTGAGAGTCTTTTATACGCTTGTCGAGATGCCATATTTTACTGTCACAAAGATTTGAAAGGTTTAACAACTAAAAAGGCCCCCCTGAGTCTATTAGAGTTCAGCTTTCGTGTTTGGTCGTACCTGGTATGTGTCTTAGATTGAGGGTGCTGGATactttatttttactttAATCAAACCTCGTTTGATACGGAATATCATGTGGCCTTCAATAGAAAGCCGATTGAAACTCATTGAATTCATTATAACTGCAAATTCAATGGCGTAGATCGGTTAAGGTAATATCAGGGTTCTACAGCTTTCATGGTTAGATATAACAGTGTCAGCAACATGTACAACTCTGTAGCTTGGGTATGTAATCCAGTTTGTATGTAATGTTAAGGAGCGTTAAAAGCCTTATCTAAAAAGaccaaatttttgaagtttcgAAGTACAAATCCCGTAGatatattgatgaaatGTAATGAGAAAACAGATTCTGGAGCATAGAATTGACCCAAAGCTACCCCATACTTAATGTCTTCGAATAGTATTAAACTTCTAGCTGGTAACTCTCATCCAGAGCTTGCAGAAAAGATATCTAGGAGACTTGGAGTGCCACTTTCCAAAGTTGGTGTGTATCATTACTCGAACAAAGAGACATCTGTGACTATTGGTGAAAGTATACgtgatgaagatgtgtATATCGTTCAGACTGGTACTGGTGAACAGGAGATAAATGATTTCCTGATGGAGTTGTTGATTATGGTTCATGCGTGTCGTTCAGCTTCAGCGAGAAAGATTACGGCCGTAATTCCCAACTTTCCTTATGCTAGACAAGATAAAAAGGACAAATCTCGAGCGACTATTACTGCAAAGTTGGTTGCTAAGATGTTGGAAACGGCGGGATGTGACCATGTGATTACGATGGATCTACATGCTTCCCAGATTCAAGGATTCTTTCATATTCCTGTTGATAATTTGTATGCTGAACCTAACATTTTAGACTATATTCGGAAGAATATTGGTGTTGAAAACACGATGCTTGTGGCACCGGATGCTGGTTCTGCGAAACGAACATCCACACTTTCAGACAAACTTAACTTGAACTTTGCATTGATCCATAAAGAGAGGCAGAAAGCTAATGAGATTTCTAGGATGGTTTTAGTAGGAGACGTAACAGGCAAGTCATGCATTATTGTAGATGATATGGCTGATACTTGTGGTACATTAGTCAAGGCAACAGATACTCTTATCGCAAATGGAGCGAAAGAAGTGATCGCCATAGTCACACATGGTATATTTTCAGGTTCTGCTAGAGAAAAACTAAAGAGCGGTAAATTTACCAAGATTGTGACTACTAACACAGTTCCAGTAAACTTAGATCTAGATATTTATGACCAGATCGACATCAGTGCTATGTTGGCTGAAGCGATTAGACGGTTACACAACGGTGAGAGTGTCTCTTACTTATTTAATCACGTTGTCGTATGACTGTATTTTATCAGTTCTTTGATCAGAAGCATATAGTTTGAAACCATTAATGAGTGGTATTACTGCGTTACATGTTGCAAAAACTATGTTTTGGAATTAGTGATCTACCATGTTGGTGTAGCATATCATGTATGAGATATCTTGTTTTCCGTATTAGTAACTTAATGttgattttcaatttcacaacaatagttttgaaaatagagagatattatattgtatatttttatatgatgcaataaaataataaatgagataatatttattaaaCCAGAACATAGGCAAGAAAAGATTAACATCATTCCTTTGATCGTCTAAAACTAAATAACTTTGATCTGCGTTTTGGTGTACTACTAGAATTCACAGTAGGAGCGGCACAATTATCTTTTTCCTCAGGAACTTCTTCTATTGGTACACTATTAACATTAGCAGATGCGCTGCATTTACGTCGAACCCATTCATCACATTTGATTAACTGGTCAACGTTATGGTAGTAATCCACTGGAACATTTATATTGTTTGGATCTACctctttgaaaaataacACATAGGCAGTAGTCATGTCTTTCTCATCACCTACAAATTTAAAGAcagtttcttcatcaatagaTTCTACAGTTTCATCGTCATACAATAGCCAGCCAAACATATCGTGTTTACAGATAGCAACATAATGACCATGCTGCGGCCCTCCGCCCATATGGATCACAATACCGTTCAACTCATAATTCTTGCAAACGATAGTGTCTGATTTCGTACATACCTTTAGCTTCAGTGGATAATAAATCTTGTTAAACAACTTTATATTGGATTGATGTTTTTCACTGTATTTAAACCGCTTCAAATGTAATGATAGTATCTTCGGAAGCTGTTTCAATCCAACTGTACGTTCGGCTTCTTGTAACCCATTACAAGAATCACAATAAAATTTATTAGCGCCGTTTAGCATCTCCCTTTGATTGAAATTAGAAAGCATATCTTGGATATTAACCTCTTCGTCTTCATTAACTGGTATAGCAAAATCTAAAAACAGTTCATCACTAGAAGTAACATTATCACAAGTTAGGCATTTTATAGAATTTATCATGGTCCCCTGAAACAACGATTGAACAAAGTTTTCTGGAATCTCAGTTTGGGTTTGTTCGAGTTGACGCTGTATGAATTCGCCCAAAGAATTCATCAGAAAGTTAAAGAACTCATGTGCATCTTGGTGCATCGTA
This region of Eremothecium cymbalariae DBVPG#7215 chromosome 4, complete sequence genomic DNA includes:
- a CDS encoding ribose-phosphate diphosphokinase (similar to Ashbya gossypii AGR371C), translated to MSSNSIKLLAGNSHPELAEKISRRLGVPLSKVGVYHYSNKETSVTIGESIRDEDVYIVQTGTGEQEINDFLMELLIMVHACRSASARKITAVIPNFPYARQDKKDKSRATITAKLVAKMLETAGCDHVITMDLHASQIQGFFHIPVDNLYAEPNILDYIRKNIGVENTMLVAPDAGSAKRTSTLSDKLNLNFALIHKERQKANEISRMVLVGDVTGKSCIIVDDMADTCGTLVKATDTLIANGAKEVIAIVTHGIFSGSAREKLKSGKFTKIVTTNTVPVNLDLDIYDQIDISAMLAEAIRRLHNGESVSYLFNHVVV